In Planktothrix tepida PCC 9214, a genomic segment contains:
- a CDS encoding glycosyltransferase family 2 protein: MITIEVIATVTTESQVTLSLPSEISPGDHKMVLTVDEKLIAEPTILSPHETEELLQSSMESQLDDLELSIVIPCHNEEPNLDHLFERLSSVLNQLNMTYEIICIDDGSSDHTLKCLIDNRSRNPAIKIVSLSRNFGKEIALTAGLEHAQGKAVIPIDADLQDPPELIEQLVSKWREGYDIVDAKRQFRIDDSWLKRLTAKGFYYTIAQLSPVDIPANVGDFRLLDRRVVEALKKMPERTRFMKGLFAWVGFKHCSVLYDRQPRYQGQTKWNYWKLWNFALDGITSFSVIPLNIWTYIGFILSFVAFLYAAYLIVLTMIQGITVPGYISLMVVVLFLGGIQLMGLGIIGEYLGRVYEEVKQRPLYLIQDSHGFTLNSLNVEHKKAM; encoded by the coding sequence ATGATCACGATTGAAGTAATCGCTACTGTGACAACAGAATCTCAAGTAACCCTTAGTCTTCCCTCTGAAATTTCTCCAGGAGATCATAAAATGGTACTTACTGTTGATGAAAAATTAATAGCGGAGCCAACAATCCTATCACCCCATGAAACTGAAGAGTTGCTTCAATCTTCAATGGAATCCCAGTTAGATGATCTTGAATTGTCTATTGTTATTCCTTGTCACAATGAAGAACCGAATCTTGATCACTTATTTGAGCGGCTCTCTTCGGTTTTGAATCAGTTAAACATGACCTACGAAATTATCTGTATTGATGATGGCAGTAGTGACCATACCCTTAAATGTTTAATCGATAATCGCTCCCGAAATCCAGCTATCAAAATTGTGAGTTTATCGCGGAATTTTGGCAAAGAAATTGCCTTAACCGCAGGACTTGAACACGCACAAGGAAAAGCTGTTATCCCCATTGATGCTGATCTTCAAGACCCTCCAGAACTGATTGAACAACTGGTGAGTAAGTGGCGCGAAGGCTATGATATTGTTGATGCCAAGCGTCAATTTCGCATTGATGATAGCTGGCTAAAACGCTTAACAGCCAAAGGATTTTATTATACCATTGCTCAGTTAAGCCCGGTGGATATTCCGGCGAATGTAGGGGATTTTCGCTTATTAGACCGCCGAGTTGTAGAAGCCTTAAAAAAGATGCCTGAACGCACTCGCTTTATGAAAGGTTTATTTGCTTGGGTGGGTTTCAAACACTGTTCTGTTCTCTATGACCGACAACCCCGTTATCAAGGACAAACCAAATGGAATTACTGGAAACTCTGGAATTTTGCCTTAGATGGTATTACCTCTTTTAGTGTAATTCCCCTGAATATTTGGACTTATATTGGGTTTATTTTATCGTTTGTGGCGTTCTTGTATGCGGCCTATTTAATTGTTTTGACAATGATTCAGGGAATTACAGTACCCGGTTATATCTCCTTAATGGTGGTTGTTCTATTTTTAGGCGGTATCCAGTTAATGGGATTAGGAATAATAGGAGAATATTTGGGAAGAGTTTATGAGGAAGTTAAACAACGTCCCTTGTATTTAATCCAAGACTCTCATGGTTTTACCCTAAACTCTCTCAATGTCGAACATAAAAAGGCGATGTAA
- a CDS encoding GtrA family protein: MAKKFFKFIIGGGLTTCFNILLIFLLIDRWGWNTPVLHNLANVISIELSVLFSFFLYRLWIWTEGNWEFKEIFLKQLPLFHLAAGSVVIARIVFLFPLLDYGSIDPKINTLAGGLFGAVLNYIMNDFWVFKGDKNNQQAELFDSEERGIS, from the coding sequence ATGGCAAAAAAATTTTTTAAATTTATAATTGGGGGAGGTTTAACAACCTGTTTTAATATCCTCTTAATTTTTCTGCTAATTGATAGGTGGGGCTGGAATACTCCTGTGCTTCATAATTTAGCCAATGTAATTTCTATTGAACTCTCGGTTTTATTTAGTTTTTTTCTGTATCGTCTTTGGATATGGACAGAGGGAAACTGGGAATTCAAAGAAATTTTCTTGAAGCAACTTCCTCTGTTTCATTTAGCAGCCGGAAGTGTGGTTATTGCTCGAATTGTGTTTTTATTTCCCCTCTTAGACTATGGTAGTATTGATCCTAAAATTAATACATTAGCTGGAGGTTTATTTGGTGCAGTCCTCAACTATATTATGAATGATTTTTGGGTATTTAAAGGGGACAAGAATAATCAACAAGCAGAATTATTTGATTCTGAAGAAAGGGGGATTTCCTGA
- a CDS encoding folate/biopterin family MFS transporter, whose product MTLTASWLNSQKPKLKKYLLFNHEPTPELFAILTVYFIQGILGLAQLAVNFFLKDNLGLSPSQMAALMGIAAVPWIVKPLFGFLSDGLPIAGYHRRPYLIVSGLLGTFAWIALATVVHDTWTATLAILLTSVSVAMSDVIIDSIVVERARKESLIQSGSMQSLMWTVSGIGGLLTAYLSGWLLENFTSQTVFGITAFFPLIVSGVAGLIAEKSVSDLKPHRTDPSNIHQKVTLLWNTLRQKYILLPTLFICIWQATPNTESAFFYFTTNELGFSPEFLGRVRLVTSLATLLGIGIYQRYLKAVSFRKILGWSIVLSSLLGMTTLILVTHANRAIGINDHWFSLGDSAVLTVMGQIAFMPVFVMSARLCPPGIEATLFAFLLSAFGLSGMIAYELGALLTHWLGISNLNFENLWILVVIANLSTLLPLPLLGWLPNQNSQQES is encoded by the coding sequence ATGACCCTAACCGCGTCTTGGTTAAATTCCCAGAAACCGAAGCTGAAGAAATATCTCCTCTTTAACCATGAACCGACACCAGAATTATTTGCCATTCTCACCGTCTATTTTATCCAGGGGATATTAGGATTAGCACAGTTAGCTGTCAACTTTTTTCTAAAAGACAATTTAGGGTTGAGTCCATCTCAAATGGCCGCTTTGATGGGAATTGCTGCTGTCCCCTGGATTGTTAAACCGTTGTTTGGATTTCTCTCCGATGGTCTTCCCATTGCCGGGTATCATCGTCGTCCTTATTTGATCGTATCAGGATTATTAGGAACCTTCGCCTGGATTGCCTTAGCCACCGTTGTTCATGATACCTGGACAGCCACCCTAGCCATCCTCTTAACCTCTGTGTCGGTCGCCATGAGTGATGTGATTATCGATTCCATTGTCGTAGAACGTGCCCGCAAAGAATCCTTAATCCAGTCGGGCTCTATGCAATCGTTGATGTGGACGGTTTCAGGAATCGGAGGATTATTGACGGCCTATTTAAGTGGTTGGTTGCTGGAGAATTTTACCAGCCAGACGGTTTTTGGGATTACGGCTTTCTTTCCCTTAATCGTGTCGGGGGTTGCGGGTTTGATTGCGGAAAAATCCGTATCAGACCTCAAACCCCATCGAACTGACCCTAGCAACATCCACCAAAAAGTAACCTTGCTTTGGAATACCCTGCGCCAAAAATACATCTTGCTTCCTACCCTGTTTATTTGTATCTGGCAAGCAACGCCCAACACGGAATCTGCCTTTTTCTATTTCACCACCAATGAGTTAGGCTTTAGCCCGGAATTTCTGGGGCGTGTGCGATTGGTAACCAGCCTTGCAACCTTGCTTGGGATTGGCATTTATCAACGCTATCTCAAAGCCGTTTCCTTTCGTAAAATCTTGGGTTGGAGTATTGTGCTTTCCTCCCTACTGGGGATGACGACTTTGATCCTGGTCACCCATGCTAACCGAGCAATAGGCATTAATGATCACTGGTTTAGTTTGGGCGATAGTGCTGTGCTAACGGTGATGGGTCAGATTGCCTTTATGCCTGTGTTTGTGATGTCTGCTCGTCTCTGTCCGCCGGGAATTGAGGCTACTCTGTTTGCTTTTTTGTTGTCCGCCTTCGGCTTATCGGGAATGATTGCCTATGAGTTGGGAGCACTCCTCACCCACTGGTTAGGAATTAGCAATCTAAATTTTGAAAACCTCTGGATTTTGGTCGTTATTGCTAATCTTTCTACTTTGCTTCCCCTGCCTTTATTGGGATGGTTGCCTAACCAAAATTCTCAACAGGAATCTTGA
- a CDS encoding ester cyclase, with protein sequence MDTLTNKEIIAGFFEIYNNKDYEAVYRYFSPHYVDHGLPQVKSLEQVIGILKLTHKSFPDLQVIINDLIEENNQVVFRGRFSGTHLGEFANLPPGGAKVEFEALEIFKIENQKITESWGYWPLSEIINQITAAANQKQ encoded by the coding sequence ATGGATACGCTGACCAATAAGGAAATTATTGCTGGTTTTTTTGAAATCTATAATAATAAAGATTATGAAGCGGTATATCGCTACTTTTCTCCCCACTATGTCGATCATGGATTACCCCAAGTCAAGAGTTTAGAGCAAGTGATCGGGATCTTAAAGCTGACTCATAAAAGCTTTCCCGATCTTCAGGTGATTATTAATGATTTGATAGAAGAAAATAATCAAGTTGTGTTTCGAGGTCGCTTTAGCGGGACACACTTGGGTGAGTTTGCCAATCTGCCTCCGGGTGGTGCAAAAGTCGAATTTGAAGCGTTAGAAATTTTTAAAATTGAAAATCAAAAGATCACAGAATCTTGGGGATATTGGCCCCTTTCAGAGATTATTAATCAGATAACAGCAGCAGCCAATCAAAAGCAATAA
- a CDS encoding glycosyltransferase family 4 protein — protein MINLPYSSLEILAVEAIKVVEPQGIEVLWVYMNQYIEMMDTCPEMLECVDLVHFVLDVQSFSYEQIKKAANIRPIISSYHHWNFKEIPQHLELVSHLFYVARFLESEVQQITSGKTTTSLLLNGVDTNVFFPILNQKPRDHFVIGFFGTQRPNSRSDRKGSRLLLEAAKIMVESGYKPSFLIMGYGWKNLVPVLRDLGCPVTYKVSVPREDVPKYYHQLDLYLITSRIEGGPLTLLEAGACGIPVISTPVGIAPELLTKPGFGKLLSGFESQEIAEAIMDNMENPHIAQERAQALLQEIRQYWTWKDTYKDLAKIYFDLYQKTAQPSQIKSSISSKNNIPPYLNLQQDAVVQRSIARNYALFYFAFCLYDHGEKLAALRTALPILHQIKPIYFWKELQREEHW, from the coding sequence GTGATTAACTTGCCTTATAGTAGTTTGGAAATATTAGCAGTAGAAGCCATTAAGGTTGTAGAACCTCAAGGCATTGAAGTTTTATGGGTTTATATGAATCAATATATCGAAATGATGGATACCTGTCCTGAAATGTTAGAATGTGTGGACTTGGTTCATTTTGTTCTGGATGTTCAATCCTTCTCCTATGAACAGATTAAAAAAGCTGCTAATATTCGCCCCATTATTAGTAGCTATCACCATTGGAACTTTAAAGAAATACCCCAACATTTAGAGTTAGTTAGCCACTTATTTTATGTTGCTAGATTTTTAGAATCAGAGGTACAACAGATCACATCAGGAAAAACAACCACCAGTCTTTTATTGAATGGAGTAGATACAAACGTATTTTTTCCGATTCTCAATCAAAAGCCGCGTGATCATTTTGTAATTGGTTTTTTCGGAACTCAACGCCCGAATAGTCGAAGCGATCGCAAAGGCAGTAGACTCTTGTTAGAAGCGGCAAAAATTATGGTTGAGTCGGGATACAAACCCAGTTTTTTAATTATGGGTTATGGATGGAAAAATTTAGTCCCCGTGTTAAGAGATCTGGGTTGTCCCGTCACCTATAAAGTTAGTGTACCGCGAGAAGATGTGCCGAAATACTATCATCAACTCGATCTTTATTTGATCACCTCACGCATCGAAGGAGGGCCGTTAACCCTTCTGGAAGCGGGGGCTTGCGGAATTCCTGTTATCTCTACTCCCGTCGGTATTGCTCCAGAACTTTTAACCAAACCGGGCTTTGGTAAACTGTTGTCTGGATTCGAGAGTCAAGAAATAGCAGAAGCGATCATGGATAATATGGAAAATCCTCATATTGCCCAAGAGAGAGCCCAAGCTTTACTTCAAGAAATCCGCCAATATTGGACTTGGAAAGATACTTATAAAGACTTAGCTAAAATTTATTTTGATCTCTATCAAAAAACGGCTCAACCCTCACAAATTAAGTCGTCAATCTCTTCTAAAAATAATATTCCTCCCTACCTGAATTTACAACAGGATGCTGTTGTACAACGAAGCATTGCTAGGAATTATGCTTTATTTTATTTTGCCTTCTGTCTATACGATCACGGTGAAAAACTAGCAGCTTTAAGGACAGCCTTACCAATTTTACATCAAATCAAACCGATCTATTTTTGGAAGGAACTTCAACGGGAAGAACATTGGTAA
- a CDS encoding sulfotransferase domain-containing protein — translation MESKLIVASGMMRSGSTWLYNATRLVLSSSPTIKNNLTCGWSGDWKYKKIPEKEYTLIKIHDFVQSIADQATLIVYSYRDIRDAMASNWRAFGDSPTVEFADYLIQMHEQWINVADLVVPYHRILTGKNSIIEELAQLCAVGSVNASAIVDEIDNLSYESEGDRDEVHHKTNLFHSNHITDGRNGYWVNYLDPDLVQQIEMKYRDWFEKYGYAASE, via the coding sequence ATGGAATCAAAGTTGATTGTGGCTTCGGGAATGATGAGATCAGGAAGCACTTGGTTATATAACGCGACTCGCCTTGTGCTTTCTAGTTCGCCTACCATTAAAAATAATTTAACTTGTGGATGGTCAGGAGATTGGAAGTATAAAAAAATCCCAGAGAAAGAATATACACTGATCAAAATCCATGATTTTGTTCAATCCATTGCCGATCAAGCTACATTAATCGTATATTCCTATCGAGATATTCGAGATGCAATGGCGAGTAATTGGAGAGCATTTGGAGATTCCCCGACGGTTGAATTTGCGGATTATCTGATCCAAATGCACGAACAATGGATTAATGTGGCAGATTTAGTTGTCCCTTACCACAGAATTTTGACTGGCAAGAATAGTATTATTGAAGAATTAGCTCAACTTTGCGCGGTGGGTTCTGTGAATGCGTCGGCTATTGTTGATGAAATTGATAATTTATCTTACGAAAGTGAAGGAGATAGAGATGAGGTTCACCACAAAACTAACCTCTTTCATAGTAATCATATTACCGATGGCAGGAATGGTTATTGGGTGAATTATTTAGATCCAGATTTAGTTCAACAAATCGAGATGAAATATCGAGATTGGTTTGAAAAATACGGTTATGCTGCTTCAGAATAA